From the genome of Pelodiscus sinensis isolate JC-2024 chromosome 12, ASM4963464v1, whole genome shotgun sequence, one region includes:
- the NIP7 gene encoding 60S ribosome subunit biogenesis protein NIP7 homolog isoform X1: MRPLTEEETRALFEKLAKYIGENIQLLVDRPDGCYCFRLHKDRVYYVSERILKVATSVPGDKLVALGTCFGKFTKTQKFRLHITALDYLAPYAKYKVWVKPGAEQSFLYGNHVLKSGLGRITENTAQYQGVVVYSMADVPLGFGVAAKSTQDCRKVDPMAIVVFHQADIGEYVRREDTLT; this comes from the exons ATGCGGCCCCTGACGGAGGAGGAGACGCGGGCCCTGTTCGAGAAGCTCGCCAAATA CATCGGCGAGAACATCCAGCTGCTGGTGGATCGGCCCGACGGCTGCTACTGCTTCCGCCTGCACAAGGACCGGGTGTACTACGTCAG CGAGAGGATCTTGAAGGTGGCAACCAGTGTCCCTGGAGACAAGCTGGTGGCACTGGGCACCTGTTTTGGGAAGTTCACCAAGACCCAGAAGTTCCGGCTCCACATCACGGCCCTGGATTATCTGGCTCCCTATGCCAAG TATAAAGTGTGGGTGAAACCTGGCGCAGAGCAGTCCTTTCTTTATGGGAACCACGTGCTGAAATCTGGCCTAGGCCGCATCACTGAGAACACTGCTCAGTACCAGGGCGTGGTGGTGTATTCCATGGCAGATGTTCCTCTG GGTTTTGGAGTAGCTGCGAAGTCTACCCAAGACTGCCGGAAAGTGGACCCCATGGCCATCGTAGTGTTTCACCAGGCTGACATTGGGGAGTACGTGCGGCGTGAAGACACGCTCACTTAA